A genomic region of Azoarcus sp. KH32C contains the following coding sequences:
- a CDS encoding glutathione S-transferase family protein encodes MKLYSSIGPNPRMVRMFIAEKGLDLPMTRVDIIAGENRREPFLSINPAGEIPVLEFDDGTALAETTAICEYLEERHPEPPLIGATPEARARTRMWWRRVDLKVVQPMTQGFRGAEGLQLFESRTHCLPVAADDLKATAREGLSWLEGQLGERPFIAGETLSVADILLFSFIEFGALVGQGLAPGHQRLARWHDRMASRPSAAITAF; translated from the coding sequence GTGAAGCTCTATAGTTCGATCGGTCCCAATCCCCGGATGGTCCGGATGTTCATCGCCGAAAAGGGCCTTGACCTGCCGATGACCCGGGTGGACATCATCGCCGGTGAAAACCGGCGCGAACCCTTCCTCTCGATCAACCCGGCCGGCGAGATCCCGGTGCTGGAGTTCGACGACGGCACGGCGCTCGCCGAGACCACGGCCATCTGCGAGTACCTCGAAGAACGCCACCCCGAGCCGCCCCTGATCGGCGCTACACCGGAAGCCCGGGCGCGCACGCGCATGTGGTGGCGCCGGGTGGATCTCAAGGTGGTGCAGCCGATGACGCAGGGCTTTCGGGGCGCCGAAGGCCTGCAGTTGTTCGAGAGCCGGACCCATTGCCTGCCGGTGGCGGCCGACGATCTCAAGGCCACCGCCCGCGAGGGCCTCTCGTGGCTCGAAGGGCAACTGGGCGAGCGGCCCTTCATCGCCGGCGAGACCCTGAGCGTGGCCGACATCCTGCTGTTCAGCTTCATCGAGTTTGGCGCGTTGGTGGGGCAGGGGCTAGCGCCCGGCCATCAACGTTTGGCCCGCTGGCACGACCGTATGGCCTCGCGCCCCAGCGCCGCGATCACCGCGTTCTAG
- a CDS encoding SDR family NAD(P)-dependent oxidoreductase: MGQLQGKVCIVTGAARGIGAAVAESFLREGGRVLMTDIDTAALDAAATRIRSQPGSGGALVTAVQDVADEACWQDIVSQAVREWGRVDVLVNNAGYGMLKPVTEITLDEWRRMMAVNCESVFLGIKHAAAAMKAAGGGSIINVSSILGIAGMAGTTAYSATKGAVRLLSKAAAVEFGESASGIRVNSIHPGFTDTPAIDNSLRAREDGEAMVEAVARLHPIGRLARAEEIAAAVLFLASNASSFMTGAELVVDGGYTAR; the protein is encoded by the coding sequence ATGGGACAACTGCAGGGCAAGGTCTGCATCGTGACCGGGGCGGCACGGGGAATCGGCGCGGCGGTCGCCGAGTCGTTTCTCCGCGAAGGCGGTCGGGTGTTGATGACCGACATCGATACTGCGGCACTCGACGCGGCCGCGACGCGGATCAGGAGTCAGCCCGGGAGCGGCGGGGCACTCGTCACCGCGGTCCAGGACGTGGCCGACGAGGCGTGCTGGCAGGACATCGTGAGCCAAGCCGTGCGCGAATGGGGCCGAGTGGACGTGCTGGTGAATAACGCCGGCTACGGCATGCTGAAGCCGGTGACCGAGATCACCCTCGACGAGTGGCGACGCATGATGGCGGTCAATTGCGAATCGGTCTTTCTCGGCATCAAGCACGCGGCGGCGGCGATGAAGGCAGCGGGCGGCGGGTCGATCATCAACGTCTCGTCCATCCTCGGCATCGCCGGCATGGCCGGCACCACCGCCTACTCGGCCACCAAGGGCGCGGTGCGCCTGCTGAGCAAGGCCGCCGCGGTGGAATTCGGCGAATCGGCAAGCGGGATCCGGGTGAATTCCATCCATCCGGGCTTCACCGATACGCCCGCCATCGACAACAGCCTGCGCGCGCGCGAGGACGGGGAGGCCATGGTCGAGGCGGTGGCCAGGCTCCATCCCATCGGTCGCCTGGCCCGCGCCGAGGAGATCGCCGCCGCGGTGCTGTTCCTCGCCTCCAACGCATCGAGCTTCATGACCGGGGCGGAACTAGTCGTCGATGGCGGGTATACCGCACGTTGA
- a CDS encoding class I SAM-dependent methyltransferase → MEKLGPGSNVDTLQVLAMIPRDNFPVIVDAGSGIGRQTLALAGRLQTKVHAIDTAAKHLDSLSRYSAQLGIEHLVQTHCMDMADIPAIFPAVDLLWSECAAYHIGFPNALATWLRAIRPGGYAVVSELSWLRDEVPDHVRAYFRSGYPDMRTVDENLSIACNTGYDVIATHVLSTAAWVDGYYDKLEPLAQSLLQHPDKAVRAFAAQTLEGIRIFDSAEDNYGYVFYVLRRPECDIANG, encoded by the coding sequence ATGGAAAAACTTGGTCCTGGAAGCAACGTCGACACGCTGCAAGTGCTGGCAATGATCCCGCGCGACAACTTTCCCGTCATCGTCGATGCCGGCAGCGGCATCGGCCGCCAGACGCTCGCGCTCGCCGGCCGTCTGCAGACGAAGGTGCACGCCATCGACACCGCCGCAAAGCACCTCGACAGCCTGAGCCGCTATTCGGCACAACTCGGCATCGAGCATCTGGTGCAGACGCATTGCATGGACATGGCCGACATCCCGGCCATCTTTCCCGCAGTCGATCTGTTGTGGTCCGAGTGCGCCGCCTATCACATCGGCTTCCCCAATGCGCTGGCCACCTGGCTCCGCGCGATCCGTCCCGGCGGATATGCGGTCGTCAGCGAGCTCTCATGGCTGCGCGACGAGGTGCCCGACCACGTGCGCGCCTACTTCCGGAGCGGCTATCCCGACATGCGCACCGTGGACGAGAACCTTTCGATCGCGTGCAACACCGGCTACGACGTGATCGCGACGCACGTGCTATCGACGGCGGCCTGGGTCGACGGCTACTACGACAAGCTCGAGCCGCTCGCGCAATCCCTGCTGCAGCATCCGGACAAGGCGGTGCGGGCATTCGCCGCACAGACGCTGGAGGGAATCCGGATATTCGATTCTGCCGAGGACAACTACGGCTATGTCTTCTACGTCCTCAGGAGACCGGAATGCGATATCGCTAACGGTTAG
- a CDS encoding acyl-CoA dehydrogenase family protein, translating into MDFDYSEKAETVLGVLRHFMKRRVLPVNLKWHQCATRGEYPLEVIDPLKAIAREEGLWNLFLPGLRDGEPGTRLSNAEYAPLAEAMGRVPWSAEAFNCSAPDTGNMELLHLHATGLQYERWLRPLLEGRIRSCFAMTEPDVASSDATNIRTTIRRDGEDYVVNGRKWFVTGAAHPRCAFAIVMGQVGDGADGEAHGRHSMIIVPMDTPGVTIVRNIPVMHHLAPEGHCEIVFRDVRVPAENLLGEEGNGFALAQARLGPGRVHHCMRTIGQCELALEMMCERALERRTFGKYLSDFTNIQDWIAHSRVEIDQARLLVLRAAWLMDQRGNQAARVDVSAIKLVAAQLQTRILDRAIQVFGAMGLTPDTPLSLLWTWGRAMRFFDGPDEVHLRVLARSELDKAKANRGGTAAYYLLE; encoded by the coding sequence ATGGACTTCGACTATTCCGAGAAAGCAGAAACCGTCCTGGGCGTACTGCGTCACTTCATGAAGCGACGCGTCCTGCCGGTGAATCTGAAATGGCACCAGTGCGCGACCCGCGGCGAATACCCGCTGGAGGTGATCGACCCGCTCAAGGCCATCGCTCGCGAAGAGGGCCTCTGGAACCTGTTCCTTCCCGGCCTGCGCGACGGCGAGCCCGGCACGCGACTGAGCAATGCCGAATACGCCCCCCTGGCCGAAGCCATGGGCCGGGTGCCGTGGTCCGCCGAGGCCTTCAACTGCAGCGCGCCCGACACGGGCAACATGGAGCTGCTGCACCTGCACGCCACCGGCCTCCAGTACGAGCGCTGGCTGCGCCCCCTGCTCGAAGGCCGCATCCGCTCCTGCTTCGCGATGACGGAGCCGGACGTTGCCTCCTCGGACGCCACCAACATCCGCACGACCATCCGGCGTGACGGCGAGGACTACGTCGTCAACGGCCGCAAGTGGTTCGTCACCGGCGCAGCGCACCCGCGCTGCGCCTTCGCGATCGTGATGGGCCAGGTCGGGGACGGCGCGGACGGAGAGGCGCATGGACGCCACTCGATGATCATCGTCCCGATGGATACCCCCGGCGTGACAATCGTGCGCAACATCCCCGTGATGCACCATCTGGCACCCGAAGGACACTGTGAAATCGTGTTCCGCGACGTCCGAGTCCCGGCGGAAAACCTGCTGGGCGAAGAAGGCAACGGCTTCGCGCTCGCCCAGGCCCGACTGGGGCCGGGCCGCGTCCACCACTGCATGCGCACCATCGGTCAGTGCGAGCTCGCGCTCGAAATGATGTGCGAACGCGCACTCGAACGGCGCACCTTCGGCAAGTATCTGAGCGACTTCACCAACATCCAGGACTGGATCGCCCACTCCCGCGTCGAGATCGACCAGGCGCGGTTACTCGTGCTGCGTGCCGCGTGGCTGATGGACCAGCGCGGCAACCAGGCCGCGCGCGTGGACGTTTCCGCGATCAAGCTCGTCGCCGCCCAATTGCAGACGCGCATTCTCGACCGCGCGATACAGGTCTTCGGGGCGATGGGGCTGACCCCGGACACGCCCCTGTCGCTCCTCTGGACCTGGGGCCGTGCGATGCGCTTCTTCGATGGTCCGGACGAAGTCCATCTACGCGTGCTGGCCCGCAGCGAGTTGGACAAGGCGAAGGCGAACCGTGGCGGAACGGCTGCCTACTATCTGCTCGAATAA
- a CDS encoding acyl-CoA dehydrogenase family protein encodes MHFEQSKKSLEWMERVRAFMDEHIYPAIPDYHQQAATIDRWKETPPVFEELKAKARAAGLWNIFMPPSDHDDEFFTSIGLTNVEYAPIAELMGRVSFASEVFNCMAPDTGNFEVLHRYGTADQKRRFMLPLANGETRSAFLMTEPKVASSDARNIRTEIRREGDEYVINGHKWWSSGAGHPHCAFFIVMGKTDPDAETYRQQSMILVPRHTPGVTVVRHLNVFGFDHAPHGHFEVILDNVRVPAENLILGEGRGFEIAQGRLGPGRIHHCMRNIASAEVALERMCIRLMSREAFGKRIHEHSVWEERIAHARIDIEMVRLLCLKAAHMMDTVGNKAARGEIAMIKVVAPQVAQRIIDMAIQAHGGGGVSQDFGLAEMYANTRIVRLTDGPDEVHCRTVARLECRKYEGREYSSIKAYSK; translated from the coding sequence ATGCATTTTGAGCAATCGAAGAAATCACTTGAGTGGATGGAGCGGGTGCGGGCCTTCATGGACGAGCACATTTATCCCGCGATTCCGGACTATCACCAGCAAGCCGCGACGATTGACCGCTGGAAGGAAACCCCGCCGGTCTTCGAGGAACTCAAGGCGAAGGCGCGCGCTGCCGGACTGTGGAACATCTTCATGCCGCCGTCGGACCACGACGACGAGTTCTTCACGAGCATCGGCCTGACCAACGTCGAGTACGCACCGATCGCGGAACTGATGGGGCGCGTGTCCTTTGCTTCCGAAGTGTTCAACTGCATGGCGCCGGACACTGGCAACTTCGAGGTGCTGCATCGCTACGGCACGGCCGACCAGAAGCGCCGCTTCATGCTTCCGCTCGCGAACGGCGAGACACGCTCCGCCTTCCTGATGACGGAGCCGAAGGTGGCGTCGTCCGATGCGCGCAACATCCGCACCGAGATCCGCCGCGAGGGTGACGAGTACGTGATCAACGGCCACAAGTGGTGGTCGTCGGGCGCCGGCCATCCCCACTGCGCGTTCTTCATCGTGATGGGTAAGACCGATCCGGATGCGGAGACCTATCGCCAGCAGTCGATGATCCTGGTTCCGCGCCATACGCCCGGGGTCACCGTCGTTCGCCATCTCAACGTGTTCGGTTTCGACCACGCGCCGCACGGACACTTCGAGGTGATCCTCGACAATGTCCGCGTACCGGCGGAAAACCTGATCCTCGGCGAGGGGCGCGGCTTCGAGATCGCCCAGGGCCGCCTCGGACCGGGGCGGATCCATCACTGCATGCGCAACATCGCCTCGGCGGAAGTGGCGCTGGAGCGGATGTGCATCCGCCTGATGTCGCGCGAGGCCTTCGGCAAGCGGATCCATGAGCATTCGGTGTGGGAGGAGCGCATCGCCCATGCGCGCATCGACATCGAGATGGTGCGGTTGCTGTGCCTCAAGGCCGCGCACATGATGGATACGGTCGGCAACAAGGCCGCGCGCGGCGAAATCGCCATGATCAAGGTCGTCGCACCGCAGGTCGCGCAGCGCATCATCGACATGGCGATCCAGGCCCACGGCGGTGGCGGCGTGTCGCAGGACTTCGGTCTGGCGGAGATGTACGCCAACACGCGTATCGTCCGTCTCACCGACGGCCCCGACGAGGTCCATTGCCGCACGGTCGCGCGGCTCGAGTGCCGGAAATACGAAGGGCGTGAATATTCGAGCATCAAGGCGTACTCAAAGTAA
- a CDS encoding MFS transporter, with the protein MISAGQRRYVLFLLFMVSVFNYIDRTILSILQVPIKADLGLSDSQLGALTGLSFALFYSTLSLPIARLADRWTRKYLIAGSLAIWSGMTSLTGLATSFTSLLFYRVGVAAGEAGSIPATHSMIADLYPAKERATALSVWGLSLPVGMMFGFSVAGALADAVGWRMAFAVVGLVGLVLVPILTFTMREPLRGQFDFVPATASPAPSARQALSRLWGLKTYRYLVVAGAFHAFAWYSVNSWSAPFYVRVHEMSLAQTSLYLALVNGFGSAAGMYLGGRLSDHFGQSDPRARARVVAIALFVMVPFALCQYFVASAELSMALGAVSQTLMLVYYGPIIAIAHLLVPANMRAFTSAVLMLVLNLFGLGLGPFVTGLLSDALVAHMGMAEHSLRYAISFSVLFSLMGGWMFWRASNSLPHEMLHKSEANSAEPVVPSGLREVREARVG; encoded by the coding sequence ATGATCAGTGCCGGGCAGCGTCGCTACGTTCTCTTTCTTCTGTTCATGGTGTCGGTGTTCAACTACATCGACCGGACGATCCTTTCGATCCTGCAGGTGCCGATCAAGGCGGACCTGGGGCTGTCCGATTCACAACTCGGGGCGCTGACGGGACTCTCGTTCGCCCTGTTCTATTCGACGCTGTCGCTGCCGATTGCGCGTCTGGCTGATCGCTGGACGCGCAAGTACCTGATCGCCGGGTCGCTGGCGATCTGGAGCGGCATGACCTCGCTGACCGGTTTGGCGACAAGTTTCACGAGCCTATTGTTCTACCGCGTCGGCGTCGCCGCGGGCGAAGCCGGCAGCATCCCGGCGACGCATTCGATGATTGCCGATCTCTATCCGGCCAAGGAGCGGGCGACGGCCCTGTCGGTCTGGGGCTTGTCGCTGCCAGTGGGGATGATGTTCGGATTCTCGGTTGCCGGCGCCCTCGCGGATGCCGTTGGATGGCGCATGGCGTTTGCGGTCGTCGGTCTAGTGGGCTTGGTCCTCGTGCCGATCCTCACATTCACGATGCGTGAACCGCTGCGCGGGCAATTCGATTTCGTCCCGGCAACGGCATCGCCGGCTCCGAGCGCCAGGCAGGCATTGAGCAGACTTTGGGGCTTGAAGACCTACCGCTATCTGGTCGTCGCCGGCGCGTTCCATGCGTTCGCGTGGTATTCGGTCAACAGCTGGAGCGCACCGTTCTATGTGCGCGTTCACGAAATGTCCCTGGCGCAGACCTCGCTCTACCTGGCGCTCGTGAACGGCTTCGGCAGTGCTGCGGGCATGTATCTCGGCGGGCGCCTCTCGGACCACTTCGGGCAGAGTGATCCGCGAGCGCGGGCCCGCGTCGTCGCCATCGCCTTGTTCGTCATGGTCCCGTTCGCGCTGTGCCAATACTTCGTCGCTTCTGCCGAACTGTCGATGGCATTGGGCGCCGTATCGCAGACCCTCATGCTCGTCTATTACGGACCGATCATCGCCATCGCCCACCTGCTCGTGCCCGCCAACATGCGCGCCTTCACGTCTGCCGTATTGATGCTGGTGCTCAATCTGTTCGGCCTGGGGCTGGGGCCCTTCGTGACGGGCCTGCTCAGCGACGCGCTGGTCGCGCACATGGGGATGGCCGAGCATTCCCTGCGCTACGCGATCAGTTTCTCCGTCCTCTTTTCGCTGATGGGCGGCTGGATGTTCTGGCGTGCGTCGAATTCATTGCCGCACGAAATGCTGCACAAGTCGGAAGCGAACTCCGCAGAACCGGTGGTGCCGTCGGGCCTGCGTGAAGTTCGCGAAGCCCGTGTCGGGTAA
- a CDS encoding SDR family NAD(P)-dependent oxidoreductase — protein MGKLEGKVALITGAARGFGAEAARVFAKEGAAVVLGDIIDEAGAAVVQEIQAAGERARYFHLDVSQEDDWRRVVDESVKVFGKLDILVNNAGIVPSISSIEERTVEEWDRVMAINARSVFLGTKHVIPQMRRVGGGSIVNISSLAALGQSQIMEAAYAASKAAVRTFTKVTAGQHAKDGIRCNSIHPGPIDTDMLRAACADPEAVARRLSRIPLGRLGQIREIVAGVLYLASDDASYTTGAELVIDGGALVQ, from the coding sequence ATGGGGAAGCTGGAAGGCAAGGTTGCGCTCATTACCGGCGCCGCCCGCGGATTTGGCGCCGAAGCGGCGCGCGTATTTGCGAAGGAAGGCGCCGCCGTGGTCCTCGGCGACATCATCGACGAAGCCGGGGCGGCCGTCGTGCAGGAGATCCAGGCCGCGGGCGAAAGGGCGCGATATTTTCATCTGGACGTCTCGCAGGAAGACGACTGGCGCCGGGTCGTCGATGAAAGCGTCAAGGTCTTCGGCAAGCTCGACATCCTTGTCAATAACGCCGGCATCGTTCCGAGCATTAGCTCCATCGAGGAACGCACCGTCGAAGAGTGGGACCGGGTGATGGCGATCAACGCAAGAAGCGTCTTCCTGGGGACGAAGCACGTGATTCCGCAGATGCGCCGTGTCGGCGGCGGCTCGATCGTCAATATTTCGTCGCTCGCGGCGCTCGGGCAATCGCAGATCATGGAAGCGGCCTACGCTGCCAGCAAGGCAGCCGTCCGGACCTTCACCAAGGTCACCGCAGGACAGCATGCGAAGGACGGCATCCGTTGCAACTCGATTCATCCGGGTCCGATCGACACCGATATGTTGCGGGCAGCCTGCGCCGACCCCGAAGCCGTGGCCCGGCGGCTCTCGCGCATTCCGCTCGGGCGCCTGGGACAGATCCGCGAGATCGTCGCCGGCGTGCTCTACCTGGCGTCCGACGACGCGTCCTACACGACGGGCGCCGAACTGGTGATCGACGGCGGCGCGCTGGTGCAGTGA
- a CDS encoding FAD-dependent oxidoreductase yields the protein MEAKPVSRDFPRLFEPLKLGRITLPNRLVMLPHGTSMVRDGGITDEDIAYYEARARSGPAMMITGAAIVHPTSAIRSRKLVEPYNEAVLEGLKRRVDVIHSHGVKVVGQIVHLGREMIGGEFDNAPVAPSAIRSPRDPFPPHVLEEDEIAAIVEAFGVSAGNLKRTGHDGVEIHGAHGYLVGQFLSPATNHRDDRYGGTPEKRLRFLREVIESIRKHCGEDFLLGLRLSADEEIADGMEIPDTVQISKAIAQDGLTDYLSITLGTRGLYVKDVTAPEATAARAAGIIRKASELPVIVGQRITTPEVAERVLAEGQADLIGMARAFIADPDWLTKVANGQVDRIRQCIGLNQECRSFSPHLHCAVNPMAGREMVPEFMDRGPAPEPRRVAVIGGGPAGLETARIAAQRGHSVTVFEATDGLGGQFLYAASLPHRSDLRRLIDYLQSELRRMAVKVELNTRIDSADDLGGAFDVAVVAIGAAPNPLGEELVGDHVKTWFEILENGAPAPSGSGRAVMVDDGSAFWWTYGVAESLMDAGWQVTIATPSATVAGAIPTESVGPLLARLGGGGTEFRVLTVLESVNAESASLMNVTSGHVDAVPCDLVVVQTGRSSRSGLAAELRKSGLETHAIGDCVAPRRMSQALFEGQRLARQL from the coding sequence ATGGAAGCAAAGCCTGTGTCTCGTGACTTTCCGAGACTCTTCGAGCCGCTGAAGCTCGGACGAATCACCCTGCCCAATCGACTCGTGATGCTTCCGCACGGGACGAGCATGGTGCGGGACGGTGGCATCACCGATGAAGACATTGCGTACTACGAAGCCCGTGCGAGGTCAGGGCCGGCGATGATGATCACGGGGGCGGCGATCGTTCACCCGACCTCGGCCATCCGCTCGCGCAAATTGGTGGAGCCGTATAACGAGGCCGTCCTCGAGGGCCTGAAGCGGCGCGTGGACGTGATCCACTCGCATGGCGTGAAAGTGGTCGGGCAGATCGTGCACCTCGGGCGCGAGATGATCGGCGGCGAGTTCGACAACGCGCCGGTGGCGCCCTCCGCCATCCGCTCGCCCCGCGATCCGTTTCCGCCGCACGTGCTCGAAGAAGACGAGATTGCCGCCATCGTCGAAGCCTTCGGCGTCTCGGCCGGCAACCTCAAGCGTACCGGCCACGATGGCGTCGAGATTCACGGTGCGCACGGCTATCTCGTCGGGCAATTCCTGTCTCCGGCGACCAATCACCGTGACGATCGCTACGGCGGCACGCCAGAGAAGCGCCTGCGCTTCCTGCGCGAAGTCATCGAGTCGATTCGCAAGCATTGCGGCGAGGATTTTCTGCTGGGATTGCGCCTGAGCGCCGACGAAGAAATCGCCGACGGTATGGAAATCCCAGATACCGTCCAGATCAGCAAGGCCATCGCGCAAGATGGCCTCACCGATTACTTGAGCATCACCCTCGGCACCCGCGGGCTGTACGTGAAGGACGTGACCGCGCCCGAGGCGACCGCGGCGCGGGCCGCCGGAATCATCCGTAAGGCGTCCGAGTTGCCCGTCATTGTCGGGCAGCGGATCACCACGCCCGAAGTCGCGGAGCGGGTCCTTGCCGAAGGGCAGGCCGACCTCATCGGCATGGCGAGGGCCTTCATCGCCGACCCCGACTGGCTGACCAAGGTCGCGAATGGCCAGGTCGACCGCATCCGGCAATGTATTGGCCTGAATCAGGAATGCCGGTCTTTCTCCCCGCATCTGCATTGCGCGGTGAACCCCATGGCCGGACGCGAAATGGTGCCCGAGTTCATGGATCGTGGCCCCGCGCCGGAGCCGCGCCGCGTCGCGGTGATCGGCGGCGGCCCGGCCGGTCTCGAAACGGCGCGCATCGCCGCGCAACGCGGGCATTCGGTCACGGTCTTCGAAGCCACGGACGGCCTCGGCGGGCAGTTTCTCTACGCGGCGTCCCTTCCGCACCGAAGCGACCTGCGCCGCCTGATCGACTACCTGCAGAGCGAATTGCGGCGGATGGCGGTGAAGGTCGAGCTCAACACGCGCATCGACAGCGCAGATGACCTCGGCGGGGCATTCGACGTCGCGGTGGTCGCGATCGGTGCCGCGCCCAACCCCCTCGGCGAAGAGCTGGTCGGCGACCACGTGAAGACTTGGTTCGAGATCCTCGAGAACGGCGCGCCGGCGCCCAGCGGGAGCGGCCGCGCCGTCATGGTCGACGACGGGAGTGCCTTCTGGTGGACCTACGGCGTCGCCGAATCCCTGATGGACGCCGGCTGGCAAGTGACGATTGCGACGCCGTCTGCGACCGTCGCAGGCGCAATCCCGACCGAGAGCGTGGGACCGCTGCTGGCGCGTCTGGGCGGGGGCGGCACCGAGTTCCGCGTGCTGACCGTACTCGAGAGCGTCAATGCCGAAAGCGCGTCGTTGATGAACGTCACGAGCGGCCATGTCGATGCCGTGCCTTGCGATCTCGTCGTCGTCCAGACGGGACGCTCATCGCGATCGGGCTTGGCTGCGGAGTTGCGGAAGTCCGGGCTAGAGACGCATGCCATCGGCGACTGCGTGGCGCCGCGCCGGATGTCCCAGGCGCTGTTCGAAGGCCAGCGCCTCGCCCGTCAGCTCTAA